A window from Candidatus Dependentiae bacterium encodes these proteins:
- a CDS encoding superoxide dismutase, producing MFIYKEKIELKPSGLDGISDSQIADHWKLYVGYVNNVNKLNEDLKELANQNKTNSLIYADRKRRYGFEYNGMILHEYYFENLTNNKTELSDNKLKEKIISTWGSFENWLEDFKNTGKTRGIGWAILYADPNTGELTNHFIHEHQNGVITDFKPILVMDVWEHAYMVDHKADGRAAYIESFIKNINWPVVEARYKNI from the coding sequence ATTTTTATATATAAAGAAAAAATAGAACTAAAACCATCAGGACTTGACGGAATAAGCGATTCTCAAATAGCGGATCATTGGAAACTTTACGTTGGCTACGTAAATAACGTTAATAAATTAAATGAAGATTTAAAAGAACTTGCAAATCAAAATAAAACAAACAGTTTAATTTATGCCGACAGAAAAAGACGTTATGGATTTGAATATAATGGCATGATATTACATGAATATTATTTTGAAAATTTAACAAATAACAAAACAGAACTTTCAGATAATAAATTAAAAGAAAAAATTATATCAACCTGGGGATCTTTTGAAAATTGGCTTGAAGACTTTAAAAATACAGGTAAAACTCGCGGAATCGGTTGGGCAATTCTTTATGCAGATCCAAATACCGGCGAACTTACAAATCATTTTATTCACGAACATCAAAATGGTGTAATTACAGATTTTAAACCAATTCTTGTAATGGATGTTTGGGAACATGCTTATATGGTTGATCACAAAGCCGATGGACGAGCTGCATATATCGAGAGCTTTATTAAAAATATTAATTGGCCCGTTGTTGAAGCTCGATATAAAAATATATAA